One genomic window of Luteitalea pratensis includes the following:
- a CDS encoding VWA domain-containing protein, with translation MSAAALMGVLALQVGSHGQAPGRAQPSFRSRTTLVEVSAVVTRDGHPVADLRADEVTVLDNGVRQPLVAFEYVDLGLVNGPAQRRDFAVVIDNLHIDPTRTPQTIDTALAFIDRLGDYDRVAVVTTGLPNASLDFTTDREAARVFVSGTRGQQQMASLVPGELEMRTRLAMECLARVAGSMRSDAERRSVLLISEGPRPLNREPQFRRDAHNGYDEYLEVIRKAALANVAIYTIDPRGLRAAGNAAITPGLAPAAVLDDDLTGSLAVLALNTGGIQTRWTNDLTVGLSQMIEDSRRYCRIAYAQTDPRPGRKHPETRAIKVKVARDGVHVRAGQRYAPTTNTS, from the coding sequence GTGTCCGCCGCCGCGCTCATGGGTGTGCTCGCCCTTCAGGTCGGGAGCCACGGACAGGCGCCCGGGCGCGCGCAACCGTCGTTCCGATCCAGAACGACGCTCGTCGAAGTGTCGGCCGTGGTGACGCGCGACGGCCACCCCGTCGCCGACCTGCGGGCCGACGAGGTCACGGTGCTCGATAACGGTGTCAGGCAACCCCTGGTCGCGTTCGAATACGTCGACCTCGGTCTCGTGAACGGGCCCGCGCAGCGGCGTGATTTCGCGGTGGTCATCGACAACCTGCACATCGATCCGACACGGACACCGCAGACCATCGACACCGCGCTGGCCTTCATCGATCGCCTCGGCGACTACGATCGGGTCGCCGTCGTGACCACGGGCCTCCCGAACGCCTCCCTCGATTTCACGACGGACCGTGAGGCCGCGCGTGTGTTCGTCAGTGGCACGCGTGGTCAGCAACAGATGGCGTCACTCGTGCCTGGCGAGCTCGAGATGCGGACCCGCCTGGCCATGGAATGTCTGGCGAGGGTGGCCGGAAGCATGCGCTCCGACGCCGAGCGTCGTTCAGTGTTGCTGATCAGCGAAGGACCTCGTCCCCTCAACCGCGAGCCCCAGTTCAGGCGCGACGCACACAACGGGTATGACGAATACCTCGAGGTCATTCGCAAGGCCGCGCTGGCCAACGTCGCCATTTACACGATCGACCCGCGAGGTCTTCGTGCTGCTGGCAATGCAGCGATCACTCCCGGGCTGGCACCGGCCGCCGTACTGGACGACGACCTCACGGGCAGCCTCGCGGTGCTCGCCCTGAACACAGGGGGCATCCAGACCCGCTGGACGAACGACCTCACGGTCGGCCTGTCGCAGATGATCGAGGACAGCCGTCGGTACTGCCGCATCGCGTACGCGCAGACGGATCCGCGACCCGGCAGGAAGCACCCCGAAACGCGCGCGATCAAGGTCAAGGTGGCGCGCGATGGCGTGCACGTCCGGGCGGGTCAACGTTACGCGCCGACCACGAACACCTCATAG
- a CDS encoding amidohydrolase family protein — protein sequence METSMKSKQRHAAFSCAAVLAVMTTTADQSVVATSSGAILLEGTVVTMNAAREVIPNGRVLVRDGRIVAVWRGSAPPQGVDVADAVRAPLGEHAYIYPGLINLHDHPFFGVLPLWQPPRSHVQPAMGRPLGTEPYGNRYQWNQVALTQPEEAARLVSNPSTMLTDGAALASLVDVIKFAKARMILGGTTTTQGAGSNAAYDSLLARTVESANFGRRRIFSRVGSIGSLSSSDQALLQGGMAAGLVDAWLIHLAEGVRDADRRAGDVTSSRAEFTELKARQLLSDATVVLHGVGLEPQDFVEMAHARPARADGAGDGRGAKLVWSPLSNLLLYGTTTAIYDALAAGVLVSLGTDWAPSGSANLLTELKVADRTLRDVLLLGGRRDIVPWLAVSGAKDAGAKERALDQLLVEMVTINPALAVRWDDQVGSIEAGKVADILVIDTKPLPEIPRGIPASPYRRLIDATERNVSLVMVGGAAQAGDVAVMSALKPGDFDVVAGGAGCFEKAIDVTAPALPGGSDSFDQVVAGITEALRALGGDHPPAGGGPSSPFANTWSYLKARIPGASDLPDLTFNLGLAFYFGSTADGRVNLEAIRPPALFTVDDHWWFATLASVRDSVSDLTADTDPPYALYLSNSNQETAFGSPFAADLLHNRWYEVPCGVH from the coding sequence GTGGAGACTTCCATGAAGAGTAAGCAGAGGCATGCGGCATTCTCTTGTGCGGCGGTTCTGGCGGTGATGACGACGACTGCCGACCAATCGGTCGTCGCAACATCGTCGGGCGCGATCCTTTTGGAGGGAACCGTCGTCACGATGAATGCCGCACGCGAGGTCATTCCCAACGGCCGCGTGCTGGTGCGCGATGGCCGCATCGTCGCGGTGTGGCGAGGATCAGCGCCGCCACAGGGAGTCGATGTGGCCGACGCCGTACGCGCGCCTCTTGGCGAGCATGCATACATTTATCCGGGGTTGATCAATCTGCACGACCATCCGTTCTTTGGCGTGCTACCGCTGTGGCAGCCACCCCGTTCTCATGTACAGCCGGCGATGGGCAGACCACTCGGCACGGAGCCCTACGGCAATCGTTATCAGTGGAACCAAGTGGCCCTGACACAACCCGAGGAGGCAGCCCGCTTGGTCTCGAACCCCTCGACGATGCTCACAGACGGCGCGGCTCTCGCCAGCTTGGTTGACGTGATCAAGTTCGCCAAGGCGCGCATGATTCTCGGCGGCACCACGACGACGCAAGGTGCGGGATCGAATGCCGCCTACGACTCGCTTCTCGCCCGGACCGTCGAAAGCGCCAATTTCGGTCGACGACGGATCTTCAGTCGTGTCGGCTCAATCGGGTCGCTGAGCTCGAGTGATCAGGCGCTGCTGCAAGGCGGGATGGCTGCTGGACTCGTCGATGCATGGTTGATCCACCTCGCGGAAGGCGTTCGAGATGCCGATCGTCGCGCCGGCGATGTCACGTCATCGCGTGCGGAATTCACGGAGCTCAAGGCACGGCAGCTCCTGAGCGATGCGACCGTCGTCCTTCACGGCGTAGGCCTCGAGCCACAGGATTTTGTCGAGATGGCGCATGCTCGCCCAGCGCGCGCCGATGGCGCTGGTGACGGACGTGGGGCGAAGCTGGTGTGGTCGCCGCTCTCGAACCTGCTGCTCTATGGAACGACGACGGCAATCTATGATGCGCTTGCGGCCGGCGTCCTCGTCTCGCTGGGGACCGATTGGGCTCCGAGTGGATCGGCAAACCTGCTGACCGAGCTGAAAGTTGCCGACCGCACGCTGCGAGACGTGTTGCTGCTGGGCGGCCGCCGCGACATTGTCCCGTGGTTGGCGGTGTCGGGCGCGAAAGACGCCGGCGCGAAGGAGCGCGCGTTGGATCAACTGCTCGTTGAGATGGTAACGATCAACCCGGCGTTGGCGGTACGCTGGGATGATCAGGTCGGCTCGATCGAAGCTGGAAAGGTCGCCGACATTCTGGTTATCGATACCAAGCCACTGCCCGAGATTCCACGGGGTATACCCGCGTCGCCGTATCGACGACTGATCGATGCGACCGAGCGTAATGTGTCGCTGGTGATGGTCGGAGGAGCCGCGCAGGCAGGCGATGTCGCCGTGATGTCAGCCCTCAAGCCTGGGGACTTCGATGTTGTCGCCGGTGGTGCCGGTTGTTTTGAAAAGGCCATCGATGTCACTGCGCCAGCACTGCCTGGAGGTAGTGACAGCTTCGACCAGGTGGTGGCCGGCATTACCGAGGCCTTGCGTGCGCTCGGTGGCGATCACCCGCCCGCCGGGGGTGGGCCCTCGTCGCCGTTTGCGAATACGTGGAGTTACCTCAAGGCGCGAATTCCTGGCGCAAGTGATTTGCCGGATCTGACGTTCAATCTCGGTCTCGCCTTTTATTTCGGGAGCACGGCGGATGGACGAGTCAACCTGGAAGCGATCAGGCCGCCAGCGCTTTTTACGGTCGATGACCATTGGTGGTTCGCGACGCTCGCGTCGGTGCGTGATTCGGTTAGTGATTTGACGGCCGATACGGACCCGCCGTACGCACTCTATCTCTCGAACTCGAATCAGGAGACGGCATTTGGAAGTCCGTTCGCGGCTGACCTGCTTCACAACCGTTGGTACGAGGTGCCATGCGGTGTTCACTAA